In the Nitrospirales bacterium LBB_01 genome, one interval contains:
- a CDS encoding AI-2E family transporter, protein MVQVNKFYIVSLVILILVFGFLSYQVMEPFLTAIAWALVLGIVFYPLFLLIGRVVKWRIGASLITLFIIVFMIAGPFFYMFMLMGKEVKHLIQYLNDTNYESITHIFTLRPVTWFLEHIHIKAPNGDLDIKALINENVVKIGQNIMPHLTYGVKNVFIGILNFTIMVFTLFFFFIDGPRFINNIMTLLPFSKNHRARLSKEIKDMVISAIYGGVVVSFSQGLVAGVVFYFLDVKAPVLLGTFTVLMSFIPGGAVAVWGVVDIILFLNGSYTHGIILLLAGTFGISMIDNIVRPIIVSGRTNVPVLIIFFAVIGGIKEFGMVGIIMGPLVLVLFVSLVEIFRTIEEENAA, encoded by the coding sequence TGGGTTTCTGAGTTATCAGGTAATGGAGCCGTTTCTGACAGCTATTGCCTGGGCGCTTGTGTTAGGGATAGTGTTTTATCCGCTTTTTTTGCTAATTGGCAGGGTTGTGAAGTGGAGGATTGGGGCATCTCTGATAACACTTTTCATAATAGTTTTTATGATAGCCGGGCCGTTTTTTTATATGTTTATGTTAATGGGAAAAGAGGTCAAGCATCTTATTCAGTATTTAAATGACACCAACTACGAAAGCATAACCCACATTTTCACGCTAAGACCTGTAACATGGTTTCTTGAGCATATACATATTAAAGCTCCAAACGGTGATTTAGACATAAAAGCTCTGATAAATGAAAACGTGGTAAAAATCGGGCAAAACATCATGCCGCATCTTACGTATGGAGTCAAAAATGTTTTTATTGGAATTTTAAATTTCACAATAATGGTGTTTACATTGTTTTTCTTTTTCATAGACGGCCCTCGCTTTATAAACAATATAATGACGCTCTTACCTTTTTCCAAAAACCACAGGGCACGGCTCTCTAAGGAGATAAAGGACATGGTCATCTCGGCCATATACGGGGGTGTGGTAGTATCGTTTTCACAGGGACTTGTGGCAGGTGTGGTGTTTTATTTTCTGGATGTTAAAGCGCCGGTGCTTTTAGGTACGTTTACAGTGTTGATGTCATTTATACCGGGCGGCGCAGTAGCAGTGTGGGGAGTGGTGGACATTATACTATTCCTAAACGGCTCATACACGCACGGGATTATACTTTTGCTTGCAGGAACATTTGGTATCAGTATGATTGACAACATTGTGCGGCCAATAATTGTAAGCGGAAGAACAAACGTGCCGGTGTTGATTATATTTTTTGCAGTAATTGGAGGCATCAAGGAGTTTGGAATGGTTGGGATAATTATGGGCCCTCTGGTGCTTGTGTTGTTTGTCTCCCTTGTTGAAATTTTTAGAACGATTGAAGAGGAAAATGCTGCTTGA